Proteins co-encoded in one Hymenobacter swuensis DY53 genomic window:
- a CDS encoding BatA domain-containing protein, translating to MLPLFFSHATTGWLALLGLAVPLAIYLWNRRPGRVVRVGSVRWLEAAANQRLRSLKPEQLLVFLLRAAILGLLALALAEPLQLLPVPPRRGQVLLAPGVTAAALGPVRPVLDSLRQRGYELRQLHATRPASAPLPWAGLGLGDTTTTLTAQFAADSIPIFNLWHTVQLAADSLPNRPLLVVAPLTISSFTGTRPALPAAVRWLPLPAPDSSRWPVAAWQPHPDSLVILVAHSNSTEQGIRLRKVRRRWPATSGPIPGNWDGQLLLSPSQKQVRVVENGQSRPLPLLTRAPRWFLSHDAAHAGSARVLAAALRAVGSVLPLPPRLTVSTASSALPDSLDWLFWLREQPLPAGVVSSTQVWQEAGSQAAAVATQFLPAGTGQPVAVQRLDTTVAAATTLWSTATGQPLLGQVTPGRYYFHSRLAPAWSSLADSPELPGLLLPLLLPAPPSDPTPDTRTLDLAQLHGPVSKVTTTVGSTAPRRPLAPWLVLAAGLLFGAERLLAARRAAVSPLTVPVS from the coding sequence TTGCTTCCGCTCTTCTTTTCTCATGCCACTACTGGTTGGCTGGCCCTACTGGGGTTGGCGGTGCCGCTGGCTATTTACCTCTGGAACCGTCGGCCGGGGCGGGTAGTACGGGTGGGCAGCGTGCGGTGGCTGGAAGCCGCTGCCAACCAACGCCTGCGCAGCCTGAAGCCCGAGCAGTTGCTGGTTTTTCTGCTGCGAGCTGCCATTCTAGGGTTGCTGGCCCTGGCCCTGGCTGAACCGCTGCAACTGCTCCCGGTACCGCCCCGGCGCGGCCAGGTGCTGCTGGCCCCCGGCGTTACGGCCGCCGCCCTGGGCCCGGTCCGGCCGGTACTCGATTCGTTGCGGCAGCGCGGCTATGAGCTACGGCAACTGCACGCCACGCGGCCCGCAAGTGCGCCGCTGCCCTGGGCTGGGCTGGGCTTAGGCGATACGACGACCACGCTTACCGCTCAGTTTGCAGCTGATTCCATTCCGATTTTTAACCTCTGGCATACCGTGCAGCTGGCGGCCGACTCTCTCCCAAACCGGCCGCTGTTGGTGGTGGCCCCGCTCACCATATCCTCGTTTACCGGCACCCGCCCCGCCCTGCCCGCCGCTGTGCGCTGGCTCCCACTCCCCGCGCCCGATTCCAGCCGCTGGCCCGTGGCCGCCTGGCAGCCTCACCCCGACAGCCTGGTGATATTGGTGGCGCATAGTAATAGTACTGAACAGGGAATCAGGCTGCGGAAAGTGCGCCGTCGGTGGCCGGCCACCAGCGGCCCCATACCGGGTAACTGGGACGGCCAGTTGCTTCTCAGCCCCAGTCAAAAACAGGTGCGGGTAGTTGAAAACGGCCAGTCCCGGCCGCTGCCACTGCTGACGCGCGCGCCCCGCTGGTTTCTCAGCCACGATGCCGCCCATGCTGGCTCTGCCCGGGTGCTGGCGGCAGCTTTGCGGGCGGTTGGCTCAGTACTTCCCCTACCACCCCGCCTGACCGTCTCCACTGCATCTTCCGCCCTCCCCGATTCGCTCGACTGGCTATTCTGGCTGCGGGAACAGCCTTTGCCGGCCGGCGTAGTCAGCAGTACGCAGGTGTGGCAGGAAGCTGGCTCGCAAGCGGCAGCAGTAGCTACTCAGTTTCTGCCGGCCGGCACCGGTCAGCCCGTAGCCGTGCAACGGCTGGATACCACGGTAGCAGCCGCCACCACACTGTGGTCGACTGCTACCGGCCAGCCACTCCTTGGTCAGGTGACTCCCGGCCGCTACTATTTCCACTCCCGTCTTGCTCCGGCCTGGAGCAGCCTGGCCGACAGCCCCGAGCTACCCGGCCTGCTGCTGCCGCTGCTACTCCCAGCTCCGCCCTCCGACCCCACCCCTGATACCCGTACCCTCGACCTAGCGCAACTGCACGGCCCGGTTTCCAAGGTTACGACAACGGTAGGCTCAACTGCGCCGCGCCGGCCGCTGGCCCCCTGGCTGGTGCTGGCGGCCGGCCTGTTGTTTGGAGCAGAGCGGCTGCTGGCCGCGCGGCGCGCGGCGGTTTCTCCTCTAACGGTTCCGGTTTCATGA
- a CDS encoding helix-turn-helix transcriptional regulator: protein MYVPSHEVLLVAPPTLYRQGLEGMLRGAWPGIGITLATDSRCVPQLLYQRPFAVIILDAELLDCLPDLYLSQLRAIRSTQPLLLFTGPRLAPALRRYLTQAGPWLAWLPRHVVPGAVVAVLTPYLLGVSPAGTAASLRTGAPATAFSRRELEVLRLVVQDYCNQEIADQLCLSVRTVESHRRALLQKTGARTLVGLVVQAMREGWVGV from the coding sequence ATGTATGTCCCGTCGCATGAGGTGCTGTTGGTAGCACCACCCACATTATATCGGCAAGGGTTGGAAGGGATGCTACGCGGGGCGTGGCCGGGCATCGGCATTACGCTGGCCACGGACAGCCGTTGCGTGCCGCAGCTGCTGTACCAGCGGCCCTTTGCCGTGATCATTCTGGATGCCGAGCTGCTGGACTGCCTGCCCGATTTGTACCTGAGCCAGTTACGGGCTATCCGGAGCACCCAGCCGCTGCTGCTGTTCACGGGCCCGCGCCTAGCTCCGGCCTTGCGGCGGTACCTGACTCAGGCGGGGCCATGGCTGGCGTGGCTGCCCCGTCACGTAGTACCGGGAGCGGTGGTAGCCGTCCTTACGCCCTATCTTCTCGGAGTCAGCCCGGCCGGCACCGCGGCCTCACTACGTACCGGGGCCCCAGCCACGGCCTTCAGTCGCCGCGAACTGGAAGTGCTGCGCCTAGTGGTACAGGACTATTGCAATCAGGAAATAGCCGACCAGCTGTGCCTGAGCGTGCGCACCGTGGAAAGTCACCGTCGGGCGCTGCTCCAGAAAACCGGAGCCCGCACGCTGGTAGGGCTGGTGGTGCAGGCCATGCGGGAAGGCTGGGTGGGCGTGTAA
- a CDS encoding RNA polymerase sigma factor yields MGKGQPSYTDEEFVAAIRRDDDRALAQLYRLHFPMISHYILQNSGTEDEAKDVYQEGVMVFYEKVRDGSLELSCQIKTYLYAVCRRLWLKRLTEKTRFGGRLDDHEPYLETGAEADLELAEERDRQLGTMAQALDRIGEPCRSLLEGFYLLDKSMQQLTAEFGYTNADNAKNQKYKCLVRLKKLFFNQYQEQT; encoded by the coding sequence ATGGGTAAGGGACAACCTTCCTACACCGACGAGGAGTTTGTGGCGGCCATCCGCCGCGACGACGACCGGGCGCTGGCGCAGCTCTACCGTCTACACTTTCCCATGATTTCGCACTACATCCTGCAGAACAGCGGGACGGAGGACGAAGCCAAGGATGTGTACCAGGAGGGCGTGATGGTATTCTATGAAAAGGTCCGCGACGGCTCCCTGGAGCTTAGCTGCCAGATCAAAACCTACCTCTATGCCGTGTGCCGACGCCTGTGGCTCAAGCGGCTCACCGAGAAAACCCGTTTCGGCGGCCGCCTCGATGACCACGAGCCTTACCTCGAAACCGGAGCCGAAGCTGACCTAGAGCTGGCTGAGGAACGGGACAGGCAGCTGGGCACCATGGCCCAGGCTCTGGACCGCATCGGGGAGCCCTGCCGCTCGCTTTTAGAAGGCTTTTACCTGCTCGACAAGTCGATGCAGCAGCTCACGGCTGAGTTCGGTTATACCAATGCCGACAACGCCAAGAATCAGAAATATAAGTGCCTAGTACGGTTGAAAAAGCTCTTTTTCAATCAGTATCAGGAACAGACATAG
- a CDS encoding DUF4175 family protein, which translates to MSPQLASLVSAAAPVQEVARAWAVRRTGAVLLPVLGAAGLLTTLAVGWPGAWWLVVGLALVSAAGTGWWLWRIWHEPLANVARQLDRQHPALEDSTALLLTHTDTLNLLGQLQQQRLLTRWPELGASGALLPVDWRKPSGTLVALLLIAGVVWWQRPVVGPAGTPAASAAVSLHFNEQPGQPAAAPRILTTHLQVTPPAYTRQPVFSPTTPSFRCPQGSRVRWTVTVSRPAGAPILELGGRKLALQPVPGRPTEFVFQQPVTASALYRLRFAGQVSDDYAIEIQPDQAPTIRIISPKAYTLVEFGRPPQVLINAQLRDDYGLTRARLVATVAQGQGEAVKFREVVTDLSGQLRGQPTAATLRPVLRLPALGLTYGDEVYFYLQTWDNQQHLTRSDTYLVQWEDTTVQESALDVSFGVNTAPAYFRSQRQIIIDTEKLLAEQRGLPAATLLERSNEIGFDQKILRMRYGKFLGEEADETIGGATRPSEADAPAEEPGLGSVVAEDHAEPEPAASPEKHSADDGHDHGHDLPSSSATTHEARTAELMEPYMHRHDDSETADFLEPTVKAKLRAVLSEMWESELRLRTGRPREALPYEYRALRLLKEVQQQTRAYVKKAGFTPPPMPEATTRLTGDLAGAAAPRRQQQVAAPAQQPAIRSALRTLTQVQAGAKPAAGSTAALEQAGQELARAALQKPGAYLTALRDLRRLTSALRAGQPTPSVNFPLLERALTSLLPPARPAPVSRATPASGLTRRYFQELSR; encoded by the coding sequence ATGAGTCCACAGCTTGCATCTTTGGTTTCCGCCGCTGCCCCGGTACAGGAGGTGGCCCGCGCCTGGGCCGTGCGCCGTACGGGGGCTGTGCTACTGCCGGTTCTAGGAGCGGCCGGGCTCCTGACGACGCTAGCTGTGGGCTGGCCGGGGGCATGGTGGCTGGTTGTTGGGTTAGCCCTTGTGAGTGCGGCCGGTACCGGCTGGTGGCTCTGGCGCATCTGGCACGAGCCACTAGCCAACGTAGCCCGCCAGCTTGACCGTCAGCATCCAGCTCTGGAGGACAGCACGGCCTTGCTTCTCACCCATACTGACACCCTAAACCTGCTGGGCCAGCTCCAGCAGCAACGGCTGCTCACGCGGTGGCCGGAGCTGGGCGCGTCCGGGGCACTGCTGCCCGTAGACTGGCGCAAACCATCAGGCACGCTGGTGGCCCTGCTGCTGATAGCCGGGGTGGTGTGGTGGCAGCGGCCCGTTGTCGGTCCAGCTGGTACACCGGCGGCCAGTGCAGCTGTTTCGCTGCATTTCAACGAGCAGCCCGGCCAGCCAGCCGCCGCCCCGCGCATCCTGACCACTCACCTGCAGGTGACCCCACCCGCCTACACCCGGCAGCCCGTTTTTTCGCCGACTACGCCTTCGTTTCGCTGCCCGCAAGGAAGCCGGGTGCGCTGGACGGTGACGGTGAGCCGCCCGGCGGGCGCACCGATACTGGAGCTGGGCGGGCGCAAACTCGCGCTGCAACCGGTACCGGGTCGGCCCACCGAGTTTGTATTTCAGCAGCCCGTCACGGCCTCCGCATTGTACCGGCTGCGGTTTGCGGGGCAGGTTTCCGATGATTATGCCATTGAAATCCAGCCCGACCAGGCCCCGACCATCCGCATCATCTCCCCCAAAGCCTATACGCTGGTAGAGTTCGGCCGGCCGCCTCAGGTACTCATAAACGCCCAACTGCGGGATGATTACGGCCTGACCCGGGCGCGGTTGGTGGCCACCGTGGCCCAGGGCCAGGGCGAGGCCGTGAAGTTCCGGGAAGTAGTCACCGACCTGAGCGGCCAGCTGCGCGGCCAGCCCACGGCCGCCACCCTGCGGCCCGTGTTGCGCCTGCCGGCGCTGGGCCTGACGTATGGCGACGAGGTATATTTCTACCTTCAGACCTGGGACAATCAGCAGCACCTTACCCGCTCCGACACCTATCTGGTGCAGTGGGAGGATACCACCGTGCAGGAAAGCGCGCTGGATGTATCGTTCGGGGTGAATACCGCGCCGGCCTACTTCCGCAGTCAGCGCCAGATTATCATCGACACCGAAAAGCTGCTGGCCGAACAACGCGGCTTGCCGGCTGCTACACTGCTGGAACGCAGTAACGAAATCGGCTTCGACCAGAAAATTCTGCGGATGCGCTACGGCAAGTTTCTGGGCGAGGAAGCCGACGAAACCATCGGCGGGGCTACCCGGCCTTCCGAAGCCGACGCGCCGGCCGAGGAACCCGGCCTGGGCTCGGTGGTAGCGGAGGACCACGCCGAACCGGAACCGGCTGCCTCCCCGGAGAAGCACTCCGCCGACGATGGTCACGACCACGGCCACGACCTGCCCTCTTCCTCTGCCACCACCCACGAGGCCCGCACCGCCGAGCTGATGGAGCCCTACATGCACCGCCACGACGACTCCGAAACGGCCGATTTCCTGGAACCCACTGTGAAGGCCAAGCTGCGGGCCGTGCTCAGCGAAATGTGGGAATCGGAGCTGCGCCTGCGCACCGGCCGCCCTCGCGAGGCCCTCCCTTACGAGTACCGTGCCCTGCGCCTGCTGAAAGAGGTGCAGCAGCAAACCCGCGCCTACGTCAAGAAGGCCGGCTTTACGCCGCCGCCCATGCCCGAAGCCACCACCCGCCTCACCGGTGACCTGGCCGGGGCCGCCGCCCCGCGCCGCCAGCAACAGGTGGCCGCTCCTGCTCAACAGCCCGCCATCCGCAGTGCTTTACGGACGCTTACTCAGGTGCAAGCTGGAGCCAAACCTGCGGCCGGCAGCACGGCTGCGCTGGAGCAGGCGGGCCAGGAATTGGCCCGGGCAGCTTTGCAAAAACCGGGCGCTTATCTCACTGCCCTGCGTGACCTGCGCCGCCTGACTTCCGCCCTGCGCGCCGGGCAGCCAACCCCTTCCGTGAATTTTCCGCTGCTGGAGCGCGCCCTTACCAGCTTGCTCCCGCCCGCCCGGCCGGCCCCGGTTAGCCGGGCCACACCCGCATCCGGACTCACACGGCGCTACTTTCAGGAGCTAAGTCGTTGA
- a CDS encoding SMP-30/gluconolactonase/LRE family protein, producing the protein MTNRSFLLAGVLSLTLFAPLLPAPAAAQAPTVSAILAPEATPRLVSRQFSFTEGPAIDKAGNVFFTDQPNNKIWKYSTDGQLSVFLEQAGRSNGLYFDRKGNLLACADEHNQLWSVTPDGKVTVLLKDVQGRILNGPNDLWVQPKTGGLYFTDPYYQRPYWTRQQPDPALGGQHVYYLPAGAIQPVVADDKLQQPNGIIGTPDGKLLYVADIGANKTYRYQIGPNGQLKNRQLFVEQGSDGMTIDNQGNVYLTGNGVTVYNPAGQKIEQIAIPEKWTANVCFGGKKRDVLFITASEAVYVLPMRVRGGQ; encoded by the coding sequence ATGACGAATCGTTCTTTTCTGCTAGCAGGAGTCCTTAGCCTGACGCTGTTTGCTCCCCTTCTGCCAGCACCCGCAGCGGCCCAGGCACCGACCGTAAGCGCTATTCTGGCTCCCGAAGCCACACCCCGGCTGGTGTCGCGGCAGTTCAGCTTTACCGAAGGCCCAGCCATAGATAAGGCCGGCAACGTATTCTTCACCGATCAGCCCAATAACAAGATCTGGAAGTACAGTACCGATGGTCAGCTTTCGGTTTTCCTGGAACAGGCGGGCCGCTCCAATGGCCTGTACTTCGACCGCAAAGGCAACCTGCTGGCCTGCGCCGATGAGCACAACCAGCTCTGGTCAGTGACGCCCGATGGCAAAGTGACGGTGCTGCTGAAAGACGTGCAGGGCCGCATCCTCAACGGCCCCAACGACCTGTGGGTGCAGCCCAAAACCGGCGGCCTGTACTTCACCGACCCCTACTACCAGCGCCCCTACTGGACGCGCCAGCAGCCCGACCCGGCCCTGGGCGGCCAGCACGTATACTACCTGCCTGCCGGCGCAATCCAGCCCGTAGTGGCCGACGATAAGCTGCAGCAGCCCAACGGCATCATCGGCACCCCCGACGGCAAGCTGCTGTACGTGGCCGACATCGGGGCCAACAAAACTTACCGCTACCAGATTGGGCCCAATGGCCAGCTGAAGAACCGGCAGCTATTCGTGGAGCAGGGCTCCGACGGCATGACCATCGACAACCAAGGCAACGTGTACCTCACCGGCAACGGCGTAACCGTGTACAACCCCGCCGGCCAGAAAATCGAGCAGATTGCCATTCCCGAGAAGTGGACCGCCAACGTATGCTTCGGTGGCAAAAAGCGCGACGTGCTGTTCATCACCGCCTCCGAGGCCGTGTACGTGCTACCCATGCGGGTGCGCGGCGGGCAGTAA
- a CDS encoding S1 family peptidase, with protein sequence MKTEADYYALFDAYRSGGLAGEERATLEHRLAADPELARRLQEFEEVTGTLTAYGRRLALRRKLHAIHADMETERAVQLTPLAKVAEEDERHEQFATGRAPRPMLRISRTEEKLRAFWHGHRATMMVAAAVAVLAVFTTLLGLEMYRAAQKPSLYGYTVLRREVERIKRNQRTMNRALNQMDVSTPEKSNPGKFSGTGFALTADGYLVTSYHVIQGADSLLIESRDRQRFRAEPVFTDVAHDLAILQIKDKSFKGFGRLPYSFKRGQSDLGERVYTLGYPREDLVFNDGSLSARSGFEGDTGFYQISIPVNPGNSGGPLLDDRGNLIGIISGRQMDVQSAAFATKSSYLMRLVDSLGTAHAGKPYNMPRTNQLAGTSRPQQIRKLQDYVFVVKVYE encoded by the coding sequence ATGAAAACCGAAGCCGACTATTACGCTTTATTTGATGCCTACCGCTCTGGCGGGCTGGCCGGAGAGGAGCGCGCCACCCTGGAGCACCGGCTCGCCGCCGACCCGGAGCTGGCGCGCCGACTCCAGGAGTTTGAGGAAGTAACGGGCACGCTCACGGCCTACGGCCGCCGGCTGGCCCTGCGCCGCAAGCTCCACGCCATTCACGCCGACATGGAAACGGAGCGGGCGGTACAGCTCACGCCCTTGGCCAAAGTAGCCGAGGAAGATGAGCGCCACGAGCAATTTGCGACCGGCCGCGCGCCCCGCCCCATGCTACGCATTTCGCGCACTGAGGAAAAGCTACGCGCCTTCTGGCACGGACACCGGGCTACCATGATGGTAGCTGCCGCCGTAGCCGTGCTGGCCGTATTCACTACCCTGCTGGGCCTGGAAATGTACCGGGCAGCTCAGAAACCCTCCTTGTACGGCTACACGGTGCTGCGCCGGGAAGTGGAGCGCATCAAGCGCAACCAGCGGACCATGAACCGCGCCCTCAATCAGATGGATGTGTCTACGCCCGAGAAATCCAACCCAGGCAAATTCAGCGGCACCGGCTTTGCTCTCACGGCTGATGGGTATCTGGTTACCAGCTACCACGTCATTCAGGGGGCCGATTCGCTGCTGATTGAAAGCCGGGACCGGCAGCGGTTCCGGGCCGAGCCGGTCTTTACCGACGTGGCCCACGACCTGGCTATCCTACAAATCAAGGACAAGTCGTTCAAAGGCTTCGGCAGGTTGCCCTACTCGTTTAAGCGGGGCCAGTCGGACCTGGGCGAGCGGGTGTACACGCTGGGTTACCCACGTGAAGACTTGGTGTTCAATGATGGCTCTTTGAGCGCCCGCTCAGGCTTCGAAGGTGATACGGGGTTCTACCAGATCAGTATTCCGGTGAACCCGGGCAACTCGGGCGGTCCGCTGCTGGATGATCGGGGCAACCTTATCGGCATTATTAGTGGCCGGCAGATGGATGTGCAGAGTGCCGCCTTTGCAACTAAGTCCTCCTATCTGATGCGGCTGGTCGACTCGCTGGGTACGGCCCATGCAGGCAAGCCGTACAACATGCCCCGCACCAACCAGCTGGCCGGCACTTCCCGCCCCCAGCAGATCCGCAAGCTGCAGGATTATGTATTTGTAGTGAAAGTGTACGAGTAA
- the treF gene encoding alpha,alpha-trehalase TreF, with protein MLKNLLPLCLCLSVANGLLAQTASSASPRQLFPGLFEAVQLQRVFPDNKTFVDAEPRDQPAVILAAYEQMHRQPGFNLKQFVEAYFRLPSANGPTYRTHVQAGLRHHLDTLWTVLQRPGQDSVGKYASLLPLPHAYVVPGGRFREVYYWDSYFTMLGLRASNRPELIRGMVDNFAYLISRYGFVPNGNRTYYLTRSQPPFFGRMVELLAQNQGGDAARLRYHAAVLREYQFWMAAADSVAPGLARRSVVRLPDGTALNRYWDQSTEPREESYQEDVAAAGRTTRPTADFYRDIRAAAASGWDFSSRWFLPGQGLESIRTTQLIPVDLNCLLYEVELQLAYTSRLRGEKPAAVALEKQAAARRKALLQYCWDGKTNWFVDYDWTRRQPAPVRTLAGLYPLTVGIASTVQARQVAEGLQREFLRPGGLVTTLATTGQQWDAPNAWAPLQWMAVEGLRKYGQQELAQTIVTRWVSLNEQVFQQTGKLMEKYNVQNPSALGGGGEYPLQDGFGWTNGVLLDFLNSAARTKQ; from the coding sequence ATGCTGAAAAATCTGCTCCCGCTGTGCCTGTGTCTGAGCGTGGCCAATGGGCTGTTGGCGCAAACTGCGTCTTCGGCTTCGCCCCGCCAGCTGTTTCCCGGCTTGTTTGAGGCCGTGCAGCTCCAGCGTGTCTTTCCCGACAACAAGACATTCGTGGATGCTGAGCCGCGCGACCAGCCGGCCGTGATTCTGGCGGCCTACGAGCAGATGCACCGGCAGCCGGGCTTTAATCTGAAGCAGTTTGTGGAGGCTTATTTCCGTCTGCCGTCTGCCAATGGCCCCACCTACCGCACCCACGTGCAGGCCGGCCTGCGCCACCACCTCGATACGCTCTGGACGGTGCTGCAGCGGCCGGGCCAGGACTCGGTGGGGAAATACGCCTCTCTGCTGCCGCTGCCTCACGCCTACGTAGTGCCCGGCGGCCGTTTTCGGGAGGTATATTACTGGGATTCGTACTTCACCATGCTGGGGCTGCGGGCCAGCAACCGCCCGGAGCTGATCCGGGGAATGGTAGACAACTTCGCCTATCTGATTAGCCGCTACGGCTTCGTGCCGAACGGTAACCGCACGTACTACCTCACCCGCTCCCAGCCGCCCTTTTTCGGGCGCATGGTGGAGCTGCTGGCCCAAAATCAGGGCGGCGACGCGGCGCGCCTGCGCTACCACGCGGCCGTACTGCGCGAATACCAGTTCTGGATGGCCGCCGCCGACTCCGTAGCGCCCGGCCTAGCCCGCCGCAGCGTGGTGCGCCTGCCCGATGGCACCGCCCTCAACCGCTACTGGGACCAGAGCACTGAGCCCCGCGAGGAATCGTACCAGGAGGACGTAGCCGCCGCCGGCCGCACCACGCGCCCGACCGCCGACTTCTATCGGGATATTCGCGCTGCCGCCGCCTCGGGCTGGGACTTCAGCAGCCGCTGGTTTCTGCCGGGCCAGGGGCTGGAATCCATTCGCACTACCCAGCTGATTCCCGTTGATCTGAACTGCTTGCTCTATGAAGTGGAGCTGCAACTAGCCTACACCAGTCGCCTGCGCGGCGAAAAACCCGCCGCCGTTGCTCTTGAAAAGCAGGCCGCCGCCCGCCGCAAAGCCTTGCTGCAATACTGCTGGGACGGCAAAACCAACTGGTTTGTGGATTACGACTGGACGCGCCGCCAACCTGCCCCGGTGCGTACCCTGGCGGGGCTGTATCCGCTGACGGTAGGCATTGCCAGTACCGTCCAGGCCCGGCAGGTAGCCGAGGGGCTGCAGCGGGAGTTTCTGCGGCCGGGCGGTCTGGTAACTACACTGGCTACTACCGGACAGCAGTGGGACGCGCCCAACGCCTGGGCTCCGCTGCAGTGGATGGCCGTGGAGGGCCTCAGGAAATACGGTCAGCAGGAGCTGGCGCAAACCATCGTCACCCGTTGGGTATCCCTGAATGAGCAGGTGTTCCAGCAAACGGGCAAGCTGATGGAGAAATACAACGTGCAGAACCCCAGTGCGCTGGGCGGCGGTGGTGAATACCCCTTGCAGGATGGCTTCGGCTGGACCAACGGCGTGCTGCTCGACTTCCTGAACTCAGCCGCCAGGACGAAGCAGTGA
- a CDS encoding Na+/H+ antiporter, with amino-acid sequence MPETTLHESILLVLGLLFAMLLLVMLGQKLRISYPIFLVLAGLVLGFVPGLPRIVISPDLIFLIFLPPLLYQAAWDTSWQDFWRWKRPIALLAFGLVFFTSTIVAYVSRAMIPGFTLPLGFLLGGIISPPDAVAATSVLRGVQVPRRITSILEGESLINDASSLIVFRFALATVLSGTFVWQQAASSFLLVSVMGLAVGLAVAHGFYLIHKHLPTTPSINTVLTFIAPYSMYLLAEEFHFSGVLAVVSGGLLLSFRSHRVFDADTRLQATSVWASVGFALNGLVFILIGLELPVVVEGLGTYSLGQAIGYGLIISAIVIIIRLVWMFPAAFVPRWLFHSIRTQETSPGWQGPLIIGWAGMRGVVSLASALSVPLLLSNGQAFPQRNLMLFITFVVILVTLVFQGLTLPLLIRLTGVENLEERMPTDAQEAGIRLHLRHAALAHMQQYYVVDMQENELIRALQQRMQAEAQRTNNLLEALDYDESKRQALQRYHQVLLDVLRVQREELFVLRRQDVFEEEMLRHQEAQLDLDEAKISHMPH; translated from the coding sequence ATGCCCGAAACTACCCTCCACGAAAGTATTCTGCTGGTATTGGGGCTGCTGTTTGCTATGCTACTGCTGGTGATGCTAGGCCAGAAGCTGCGCATCTCCTACCCTATCTTTCTGGTGCTGGCTGGGCTAGTGCTGGGCTTCGTGCCGGGGCTGCCGCGCATCGTCATCAGCCCCGACCTCATCTTCCTGATTTTCCTGCCGCCGCTGCTCTACCAGGCGGCTTGGGATACTTCCTGGCAGGATTTCTGGCGCTGGAAGCGGCCCATTGCGCTGCTGGCGTTTGGGTTGGTGTTCTTCACTTCCACCATCGTGGCCTACGTGAGCCGGGCTATGATTCCGGGCTTCACGCTGCCGCTGGGGTTTCTGCTGGGCGGCATCATCTCGCCGCCCGATGCCGTGGCCGCCACTTCCGTACTCCGGGGCGTGCAGGTGCCGCGCCGCATCACCAGCATTCTGGAGGGCGAAAGTTTGATCAATGACGCCAGCAGTTTGATTGTGTTCCGGTTTGCCTTGGCCACGGTACTGTCGGGCACGTTCGTGTGGCAGCAGGCAGCGTCCAGCTTTTTGCTGGTGAGCGTGATGGGGCTGGCCGTGGGCTTGGCGGTGGCGCACGGTTTCTACCTCATTCACAAGCACCTACCTACCACACCCAGCATCAACACGGTGCTCACGTTTATTGCGCCCTACAGCATGTATTTGCTGGCCGAGGAATTCCACTTTTCGGGAGTGCTGGCCGTAGTGAGCGGCGGGCTGCTGCTCTCGTTCCGCTCCCACCGCGTGTTCGATGCCGACACCCGGTTGCAGGCCACCAGCGTGTGGGCCAGCGTGGGCTTTGCCCTCAACGGACTGGTGTTCATTCTCATTGGGTTAGAGCTGCCGGTAGTGGTGGAAGGGCTAGGTACGTACTCGTTGGGGCAGGCCATCGGCTACGGCCTTATCATCAGTGCCATTGTCATCATTATTCGATTGGTCTGGATGTTTCCGGCGGCCTTTGTGCCGCGCTGGCTGTTTCATAGCATCCGCACGCAGGAAACCAGTCCCGGCTGGCAGGGGCCGCTGATTATTGGCTGGGCCGGCATGCGCGGGGTGGTGTCGCTGGCCTCGGCGCTGTCGGTGCCGCTGCTGCTGAGCAACGGGCAGGCGTTTCCGCAACGCAACCTGATGCTGTTCATCACCTTTGTGGTGATTCTCGTAACGCTGGTTTTCCAAGGCCTCACGCTACCGCTGCTCATCCGCCTCACTGGCGTCGAAAACCTGGAGGAACGCATGCCCACCGATGCCCAGGAAGCCGGCATCCGGCTGCACCTGCGCCACGCGGCTCTGGCCCACATGCAGCAGTACTACGTAGTTGATATGCAGGAAAATGAGCTAATCCGGGCCCTTCAGCAGCGCATGCAGGCCGAAGCTCAGCGCACCAACAACCTGCTCGAAGCCCTCGACTACGACGAATCCAAGCGCCAGGCCCTACAACGCTACCACCAAGTGCTGCTGGACGTGCTGCGCGTG